The proteins below are encoded in one region of Pseudophryne corroboree isolate aPseCor3 chromosome 8, aPseCor3.hap2, whole genome shotgun sequence:
- the RPS18 gene encoding small ribosomal subunit protein uS13, whose amino-acid sequence MSLVIPEKFQHILRVLNTNIDGRRKIAFAITAIKGVGRRYAHVVLRKADIDLTKRAGELTEDEVERVVTIMQNPRQYKIPDWFLNRQKDIKDGKYSQVLANGLDNKLREDLERLKKIKAHRGLRHFWGLRVRGQHTKTTGRRGRTVGVSKKK is encoded by the exons ATG TCGCTCGTGATCCCTGAGAAGTTCCAGCACATCTTGCGTGTTCTGAACACGAACATTGATGGGCGCAGGAAGATCGCCTTTGCCATCACCGCAATTAAG GGTGTTGGACGCCGTTACGCTCATGTTGTCCTGCGCAAAGCTGATATTGACCTAACCAAGCGAGCGGGGGAGCTGACTGAGGATGAG GTGGAACGTGTGGTCACCATTATGCAGAATCCTCGTCAGTACAAGATCCCAGATTGGTTCCTGAACAGACAAAAAGACATTAAGGATGGAAAATACAGCCAG GTTCTGGCTAACGGTCTAGACAACAAACTCCGTGAAGATCTGGAGAGGCTGAAGAAGATTAAGGCTCACAGAGGACTGCGTCACTTCTGGGG TCTGCGTGTTAGAGGACAGCACACAAAGACCACCGGCCGTCGCGGGCGCACAGTGGGTGTGTCCAAGAAGAAGTAA